The Kordia sp. SMS9 genome window below encodes:
- a CDS encoding WD40 repeat domain-containing protein — translation MKKTIFTLLTFLVTLTTFAQAPELVNYQAIIRNSDGNLVQDSNIGMRVSILQTNATGTAVYTETHTVSTNTNGLVTIMIGGGTSSDDFSAIDWSTGPYFIKTETDIAGGTNYTITGTSQLLSVPYALYAKTAGSVSGGGSSNQSATQNPLNLNNNTSFAFKSSDENKIYAWSNQGSWSFVSYTNTAYGAGSLIASNGNFAFKASDDNKMYAWSFVTYNWTSVDYTNTAYGAGSITASKGNFIFKGSDDNKYFVWNGKTGVWSSISYVNTAYGPNSLTASEGNFAFKSSDENKIYAWSAHTGTWSSVSYTNTAYGASSITASNGNFIFKARDDNMYYVWNAEDGVWTGTSYPNTAYGAGNIVVSPHNEN, via the coding sequence ATGAAAAAAACAATATTTACACTTCTTACTTTTTTGGTCACCTTAACCACATTCGCGCAAGCGCCAGAATTAGTAAACTACCAAGCTATCATTAGAAACTCAGATGGAAACCTTGTGCAAGATTCCAATATTGGCATGCGCGTTAGTATTTTACAAACAAATGCCACAGGAACAGCCGTGTACACCGAAACACATACAGTGTCTACCAATACCAACGGATTGGTGACAATTATGATCGGTGGCGGAACATCTTCGGACGACTTCTCAGCCATTGATTGGAGCACAGGACCGTATTTTATAAAAACGGAAACCGACATTGCTGGCGGCACCAATTATACCATCACAGGAACAAGTCAGTTGTTAAGTGTTCCGTATGCGTTGTATGCAAAAACAGCGGGAAGTGTTTCAGGCGGTGGCAGTAGTAATCAATCTGCAACTCAAAATCCACTCAACTTAAACAACAACACAAGTTTTGCATTCAAATCATCTGATGAAAATAAAATATATGCATGGAGCAACCAAGGAAGTTGGTCGTTTGTAAGCTATACAAATACAGCGTATGGAGCAGGAAGTTTAATTGCTTCCAACGGTAACTTTGCCTTTAAAGCAAGTGACGATAATAAAATGTATGCATGGAGTTTTGTAACGTACAACTGGACAAGTGTAGATTATACAAACACCGCTTACGGCGCAGGTTCAATTACAGCTTCCAAAGGAAATTTTATTTTTAAAGGAAGTGATGATAATAAGTATTTTGTTTGGAATGGAAAAACAGGTGTTTGGTCTTCAATTTCTTATGTAAATACAGCATACGGACCTAATAGCTTAACTGCTTCTGAAGGAAACTTTGCATTTAAATCAAGTGATGAAAATAAAATTTATGCTTGGAGCGCACATACAGGAACATGGTCGTCCGTAAGTTATACAAATACAGCGTACGGAGCTAGTTCAATAACTGCATCTAACGGAAACTTTATTTTTAAAGCACGCGACGATAATATGTATTATGTATGGAATGCAGAAGATGGTGTATGGACAGGAACTAGCTATCCAAACACAGCTTATGGAGCAGGAAACATCGTTGTTTCTCCTCATAACGAAAACTAA
- the pbpC gene encoding penicillin-binding protein 1C: MIARIIKKIQNNKIKTIILVILLIAYYFCLPETLFNTPTSTVIESREGNLLGAKIADDGQWRFPPLDSIPEKFKTCIIQFEDAYFYSHPGFNPVSIAKALWQNLTSGEVQRGGSTLTQQVIRLSRKGQKRTYFEKGKEIILATRLEFRYSKDEILKLYASHAPFGGNVVGLDAAAWRYFGRRPQELSWAESATLAVLPNAPSLIYPGKNQIRLKNKRDRLLKKLLNEELIDQLTYELAIEEPLPQKPYKLPQTAKHLLDKVAEIHKGKRVQTSVESYLQQEANVIVAKHYSELQQNQIYNAAVLVLDVKTRKVLAYVGNTPTDKAHQKDVNIVHKPRSTGSIMKPFLYTAILDAGDLLPNTLVVDVPTQIGNYNPKNFKETYDGAVTAKRALSRSLNVPAVRMLQQFGLDKFHYYLQKLELKDISYPADHYGLSLILGGAESNLWDLCKTYAAFSSTLTHFGENSSQYFTNEFCEPSFLWDETIDFGSLTAEKTIFDAGSIYKTYESLKEVNRPEGEENWEFFDSSKQIAWKTGTSFGFRDAWAIGTTKDYVVGVWVGNADGEGRPGLIGTVAAAPILFDVFDMLPKSEWFPVPYDELQEVEICSKSGYRASDLCEEKQLQFIPISGLKTKPCPYHVLVHLDLDERYQVNSSCQPLNQMVHKSWFVLPPLMEYYYQNKNPLYKTLPPFRKDCTAEFQKQLDFLYPEEATKVFLPKDFDGNTNGVIVRLAHSIPDTKIFWYLDETFLGTTETIHEMEIKPETGIHKITVVDALGNEATRTIEVQE; the protein is encoded by the coding sequence ATGATCGCCAGAATAATCAAAAAGATTCAAAACAATAAAATCAAAACGATTATTCTGGTTATTCTATTAATTGCGTATTATTTCTGTTTGCCAGAAACCTTATTCAACACGCCAACTTCTACCGTTATTGAAAGTCGTGAAGGGAATTTGCTTGGCGCGAAAATAGCCGATGATGGACAATGGCGATTTCCTCCATTAGATTCGATTCCCGAAAAATTCAAAACCTGTATCATACAGTTTGAAGATGCTTACTTTTACAGTCACCCAGGCTTCAATCCTGTTTCCATAGCAAAAGCCTTGTGGCAAAACCTAACTTCGGGCGAAGTACAACGCGGCGGAAGTACACTTACACAACAAGTTATACGCTTATCGCGAAAAGGGCAAAAACGTACTTATTTTGAAAAAGGCAAAGAAATCATACTCGCTACACGATTAGAATTTCGCTATTCGAAAGATGAAATTTTAAAACTCTACGCATCGCACGCGCCTTTTGGTGGAAATGTGGTCGGACTCGATGCCGCAGCTTGGCGTTATTTTGGCAGAAGACCGCAAGAATTATCGTGGGCAGAAAGTGCAACGCTTGCCGTATTGCCCAATGCACCAAGTTTAATTTATCCTGGAAAGAATCAAATTCGTTTAAAAAATAAACGCGATCGACTCTTAAAAAAGCTACTCAATGAAGAGCTTATTGATCAACTCACCTATGAATTAGCCATTGAAGAGCCATTGCCACAAAAACCATACAAACTGCCACAAACTGCCAAACATTTACTAGACAAAGTTGCAGAAATACACAAAGGAAAACGTGTACAAACGTCCGTTGAATCCTACTTACAACAAGAAGCTAACGTCATTGTAGCCAAACATTACAGTGAACTTCAACAAAATCAAATTTACAATGCTGCCGTGTTGGTATTGGATGTAAAAACACGAAAAGTATTAGCGTATGTAGGAAACACGCCTACGGACAAAGCCCATCAAAAAGATGTCAATATTGTTCACAAACCGCGAAGTACAGGAAGCATTATGAAGCCTTTTTTGTACACCGCCATTTTAGATGCGGGCGATTTGCTTCCAAACACGTTGGTGGTCGATGTGCCCACACAAATTGGGAATTACAATCCGAAAAACTTTAAAGAAACCTATGATGGCGCTGTGACTGCCAAACGTGCATTATCGCGTTCGTTGAATGTTCCTGCGGTTCGGATGTTGCAACAATTCGGACTGGATAAATTTCATTATTACCTGCAAAAACTAGAATTAAAAGATATATCGTATCCTGCCGATCATTACGGACTTTCGTTGATACTTGGTGGTGCCGAAAGCAATTTGTGGGACTTGTGTAAAACCTATGCAGCATTTTCATCCACTTTGACACATTTTGGTGAAAATTCGAGTCAATACTTTACCAATGAATTTTGCGAACCTTCTTTTTTGTGGGATGAAACCATTGATTTTGGATCGCTTACCGCGGAAAAAACCATCTTTGATGCAGGATCAATATATAAAACGTATGAATCTTTAAAAGAAGTAAATCGCCCAGAAGGGGAAGAAAACTGGGAGTTTTTCGATTCTAGCAAACAAATTGCTTGGAAAACGGGGACGAGTTTTGGTTTTCGTGATGCATGGGCAATTGGTACAACCAAAGATTATGTGGTGGGCGTTTGGGTTGGAAACGCTGACGGCGAAGGTCGCCCCGGATTGATTGGAACAGTTGCCGCCGCTCCGATTTTATTTGATGTGTTTGATATGCTACCCAAAAGTGAATGGTTTCCTGTTCCGTATGACGAACTCCAAGAAGTGGAAATTTGCTCCAAAAGTGGGTATCGCGCTTCTGATTTGTGTGAAGAAAAGCAGTTGCAGTTTATTCCGATCAGTGGACTGAAAACAAAGCCTTGTCCGTATCATGTTTTAGTGCATTTGGATTTGGACGAACGCTATCAAGTCAATTCGTCTTGTCAGCCACTGAATCAAATGGTGCATAAAAGTTGGTTTGTGTTGCCACCTTTGATGGAATATTACTATCAGAATAAAAATCCGTTGTACAAAACTTTGCCACCATTTCGAAAAGATTGTACGGCGGAGTTTCAAAAACAGCTAGATTTTTTGTATCCGGAAGAAGCGACAAAAGTGTTTTTACCAAAAGATTTTGATGGCAACACCAATGGCGTCATTGTACGTTTGGCGCATTCCATTCCCGATACTAAAATATTTTGGTATTTAGATGAAACCTTCTTGGGAACTACCGAAACCATTCACGAAATGGAAATCAAACCTGAAACAGGCATTCACAAAATTACGGTGGTGGATGCGTTGGGTAATGAAGCCACACGCACGATTGAGGTTCAAGAATAA
- a CDS encoding transposase translates to MKIQRISDLQTRLSLFSISENYTLFYERFLQSDLGKIYTAIPWDDLVATFNIKEHKLGRNMLFSPKGRLALMFLKHYACCSDKRLLEQLNSNVDYQFFCDISLGFNRLTNSKIVSQIRCELAGCLDIEVLEKCLYVNWSGYIENPDQVTVDATCYESELRYPTNQKLLWEAVHWMYNQLRKNAKVVGVKMIRSKYLKWKLRYHGFSKMRRKTKSKRKSLTRSLLGLLKKFIDFEAHLRKKYNLQASVQYYRRVATIKKVYSQQEYHFRTGNKIKDRIVSIAKDYLRPIVRGKEIKPVEFGAKVNKLQIDGISFIEHLSFHAFNEGTRLQATIYKAQDLTHRKTKIIGADAIYATNKNRNFVTKHKIKTDFKRKGRPPKDYKQEKKLKSLITKERATRLEGSFGKEKEYYHLKKIKAKTKLTETLWIFFGIHTANALEIGRRIYKKQQIAA, encoded by the coding sequence ATGAAAATACAAAGAATTTCTGATTTACAAACCCGTTTATCTCTTTTTTCGATATCTGAAAATTACACGCTGTTTTATGAGCGTTTTTTGCAAAGTGATTTAGGTAAGATTTATACAGCCATTCCTTGGGACGATTTGGTAGCCACTTTTAATATTAAGGAACACAAACTAGGTAGGAATATGCTTTTCAGTCCTAAAGGTCGTCTAGCTTTAATGTTTTTAAAACATTATGCTTGTTGTAGCGATAAACGTCTTTTAGAACAACTTAACAGTAATGTTGACTATCAGTTTTTTTGTGACATTTCTTTAGGTTTTAATCGGTTGACAAATTCTAAAATCGTGAGTCAAATACGATGTGAGTTAGCGGGCTGTTTGGATATTGAAGTCTTGGAAAAGTGTCTATACGTAAACTGGTCTGGTTATATAGAGAATCCTGATCAAGTCACTGTGGATGCTACTTGTTATGAGAGTGAACTGCGATATCCTACCAATCAAAAGCTACTATGGGAAGCTGTTCATTGGATGTACAATCAACTCCGCAAAAATGCTAAAGTAGTAGGGGTAAAAATGATACGCAGTAAATACTTGAAATGGAAACTACGTTATCATGGCTTTAGCAAGATGCGTCGCAAGACCAAGTCAAAACGAAAATCACTAACACGTTCACTTTTAGGGTTATTAAAGAAGTTTATCGACTTTGAAGCTCACTTACGTAAAAAGTACAACTTGCAAGCAAGTGTACAATACTATCGCAGAGTAGCCACCATCAAAAAAGTTTACTCTCAACAAGAATATCACTTCAGAACAGGTAATAAGATTAAAGACCGTATTGTAAGTATTGCAAAGGACTACTTACGACCTATCGTTCGAGGAAAAGAAATCAAACCCGTAGAGTTCGGAGCCAAAGTTAACAAACTACAAATCGATGGAATTAGCTTTATAGAACACCTAAGTTTTCATGCCTTCAATGAGGGAACGCGACTGCAAGCTACGATCTATAAAGCACAAGATCTTACCCATAGAAAAACCAAGATCATTGGAGCAGATGCTATATATGCCACAAACAAGAATAGAAACTTTGTCACAAAGCACAAGATTAAAACCGACTTCAAAAGAAAAGGAAGGCCTCCTAAAGACTACAAGCAAGAGAAAAAATTAAAGAGCTTAATCACAAAAGAAAGAGCTACGCGATTAGAAGGTAGCTTTGGCAAGGAGAAAGAGTATTATCATCTCAAAAAAATAAAAGCAAAAACAAAGCTTACAGAAACCTTGTGGATATTCTTTGGTATACATACCGCTAATGCCTTAGAAATCGGAAGAAGAATCTACAAAAAGCAACAAATAGCAGCATAA
- a CDS encoding M28 family peptidase: MSNKPVFVILFLAFLCACKTERPIENRIKEDIAVLANDSLQGRATGTEGEVLAASYIANRFKDLGILPKGTNEYIQAFTFTPKTDPHAEVQYGEGTSKKTITGRNVIGFIDNKAENTIVIGAHYDHLGMGQEGSLHRGEPMIHNGADDNASGVAVMLYLADKLTDTNTENNYLFMAFSGEEMGLLGSNYFVKNPTIDLTKVNYMINMDMVGRLKKTKTLAIYGIGTSPIWEETIKKANSKHTFDFKLNVSGVGPSDHTSFYLQDIPVLHFFTGQHVDYHKPSDDLEKLNYDGMFQISNYIHRIISKVNSQGKITFTKTVNESDDVPRFKVTLGVVPDYLFDGKGMRIDGVSENRPAQKAGLQKGDVVVQLGEFEITDMKTYMKALSQFEKGSSTTVKVNRDGTLVEAEITFDKDKDKK; this comes from the coding sequence ATGTCCAACAAACCAGTATTTGTAATTCTTTTTTTAGCATTTCTATGTGCTTGCAAGACAGAACGTCCAATTGAAAACCGAATTAAAGAAGATATTGCCGTCTTGGCAAACGATTCTTTACAAGGAAGAGCCACGGGTACAGAAGGGGAAGTTTTGGCAGCTTCGTATATTGCCAATCGGTTTAAAGACTTGGGAATTCTGCCGAAAGGTACCAACGAATACATTCAGGCATTTACATTTACACCAAAAACAGATCCGCATGCGGAAGTGCAATACGGCGAAGGAACTAGTAAAAAAACCATTACAGGAAGAAACGTCATTGGATTTATTGACAACAAAGCTGAAAATACGATTGTTATTGGCGCACATTACGACCATTTGGGCATGGGACAAGAAGGTTCGTTACACAGAGGTGAACCGATGATACACAATGGCGCGGACGACAATGCAAGCGGCGTAGCAGTGATGCTGTATTTGGCAGATAAATTAACCGACACCAATACAGAAAATAATTACTTGTTTATGGCTTTTTCGGGAGAAGAAATGGGCTTATTAGGTTCTAATTATTTTGTAAAAAACCCAACAATTGATCTTACGAAAGTAAATTACATGATCAATATGGACATGGTGGGTCGTTTGAAGAAAACGAAAACGCTGGCAATTTACGGAATAGGAACATCGCCAATTTGGGAAGAAACCATTAAGAAAGCTAATAGCAAACATACATTCGATTTTAAACTGAACGTTTCAGGTGTCGGTCCGTCAGATCATACATCGTTTTACTTGCAAGATATTCCGGTGTTGCACTTTTTTACAGGACAGCATGTAGATTACCACAAACCTTCAGACGATTTGGAAAAGTTGAATTACGACGGAATGTTTCAAATTTCAAACTACATTCACAGAATTATTTCAAAAGTAAATTCACAAGGAAAAATAACATTTACCAAAACTGTGAACGAATCAGATGATGTTCCGCGCTTCAAAGTGACGTTGGGCGTAGTTCCTGATTATTTATTTGACGGAAAAGGCATGCGCATTGATGGTGTAAGCGAAAATCGTCCGGCACAAAAAGCAGGGTTGCAAAAAGGTGATGTTGTCGTGCAATTGGGCGAATTTGAAATCACAGATATGAAAACCTATATGAAAGCTTTATCTCAATTCGAAAAAGGCAGTTCAACGACGGTAAAAGTAAATCGTGATGGAACTCTTGTGGAAGCTGAAATTACTTTTGATAAAGACAAGGACAAGAAATAA
- a CDS encoding PD40 domain-containing protein, which yields MTRIFVLIVCLAFFSCNKNPLIYPEEKYFKDIRQVTFGGDNAEAYWSFDDKQLIFQSNNTQWNVSCDQMFLMNIDETFKDNMPSMVSTGKGRTTCSYFLPDNKHIIYSSTHLVDENCPEVPLRKNGKYIWPVYDSFDIFVADLEGNIVKQLTNEKGYDAEPTVSPKGDKIVFTSTRSGDLELYTMNIDGSDVQQITDELGYDGGAFFSPDSTKIIFRSSRPRTAAEIKEYKELLAEGLVQPTQMELYICNADGSDLRQLTDLGNANWSPFFHPSGEKIIFSSNHESERGFPFNLYMINLDGTGLERITHGETFDAFPVFSNDGKKLAFSSNRNNGGGRDTNLFIAEWQE from the coding sequence ATGACACGTATTTTTGTTTTAATCGTATGCCTTGCCTTTTTTTCATGCAATAAGAATCCATTAATTTATCCTGAAGAAAAATATTTTAAAGACATTCGTCAAGTGACGTTTGGAGGCGATAATGCAGAAGCATATTGGAGTTTTGATGACAAACAACTTATTTTTCAATCGAACAATACCCAATGGAATGTGTCTTGTGATCAAATGTTTTTGATGAATATTGACGAAACATTTAAAGACAACATGCCATCAATGGTGAGTACAGGAAAAGGAAGAACGACGTGCTCATACTTTTTACCTGATAACAAACATATTATTTATTCGTCTACACATTTGGTAGATGAAAACTGTCCAGAAGTACCGTTGCGCAAAAACGGAAAATACATTTGGCCTGTATACGATTCGTTCGACATTTTTGTGGCCGATTTGGAAGGAAATATTGTCAAGCAATTGACCAACGAAAAAGGCTACGATGCAGAACCAACAGTGTCTCCAAAAGGTGATAAAATTGTATTTACTTCTACGCGTAGTGGTGATTTGGAGTTGTACACCATGAATATTGACGGAAGCGATGTACAACAAATCACAGACGAATTGGGCTATGATGGCGGCGCGTTCTTTTCGCCAGATAGCACCAAAATTATTTTCCGTTCATCACGTCCAAGAACTGCCGCAGAAATCAAAGAATACAAAGAGTTGTTGGCAGAAGGTTTGGTGCAACCTACACAAATGGAATTGTACATCTGCAACGCTGACGGAAGCGATTTGCGTCAATTAACCGACTTAGGAAATGCCAACTGGAGTCCGTTTTTTCATCCTTCTGGAGAAAAAATCATCTTCTCGTCCAACCATGAAAGCGAACGCGGATTTCCGTTCAATTTGTACATGATTAATTTGGATGGAACAGGTTTGGAACGCATTACACACGGAGAAACCTTTGATGCTTTTCCTGTATTTTCTAACGATGGAAAAAAATTAGCGTTTTCATCTAACAGAAATAACGGTGGCGGAAGAGACACCAATCTTTTTATTGCAGAATGGCAGGAGTAG
- a CDS encoding C45 family autoproteolytic acyltransferase/hydolase, which produces MKTHIVNLDLQPSKRWSFLSKYKTAVNELIQCYLDDFTGAEFIFEGVELYKEQFISETYIQEIQSIAEISNFSVNEILVANLYYDVLKLYFGCTAFATWNDNEMFHARNLDWHTDENILSTHSMIFDFQKAGKTIFKSVGWPGFVGVLSAIKPRKFAITLNAVLSEDQAELALPISFVLRDVLETCESFEEAKTKLENTPIICDCLLLLSGTKHHEKVVIERTPKRTETRISEEGFIVVTNDYKQLQNGRAAGNILQATSCGRFDSTTTLLRANKVQQEQQCLEVLQHQNVMMGITMQQMVFTVNTGEIKLICT; this is translated from the coding sequence ATGAAAACACATATTGTGAATTTAGATTTACAACCAAGCAAACGTTGGTCATTTCTATCTAAATATAAAACAGCAGTAAACGAATTGATTCAATGTTATTTAGACGATTTTACAGGAGCTGAATTTATTTTTGAAGGTGTTGAGTTGTACAAAGAACAATTTATTAGCGAAACCTATATTCAAGAAATACAAAGCATTGCTGAAATTTCTAATTTTTCTGTGAATGAAATTTTAGTTGCTAATTTGTATTACGATGTATTAAAATTATATTTCGGTTGTACTGCTTTTGCTACGTGGAATGATAATGAAATGTTCCATGCTCGCAACTTAGATTGGCATACAGATGAGAATATATTAAGCACACATTCTATGATTTTCGACTTTCAAAAAGCTGGAAAAACTATTTTTAAATCTGTTGGTTGGCCAGGATTTGTCGGAGTACTTTCGGCAATAAAACCACGCAAATTTGCCATTACTTTAAATGCGGTTTTGAGTGAAGATCAAGCGGAATTAGCATTGCCAATTTCATTTGTATTGCGTGATGTGTTGGAAACTTGTGAATCATTTGAGGAAGCGAAAACAAAACTGGAAAACACACCAATTATTTGCGATTGCTTATTGTTACTTTCGGGAACAAAACACCATGAAAAAGTAGTAATTGAACGTACGCCAAAACGAACCGAAACACGGATTTCGGAAGAAGGTTTTATCGTAGTAACAAACGATTATAAACAATTGCAAAATGGACGTGCAGCGGGCAATATTTTGCAAGCTACTTCCTGTGGACGTTTTGATTCAACAACAACATTATTACGAGCGAACAAAGTACAACAAGAACAACAGTGTTTGGAAGTTTTACAACATCAAAATGTGATGATGGGAATTACCATGCAGCAAATGGTTTTTACTGTAAATACAGGCGAAATTAAGTTGATTTGCACTTAA
- the prfH gene encoding peptide chain release factor H, with protein sequence MDNQFWVQISSGSGPEECCLAVKYLTEKLMRLPNFTFSVIELVATKYQNYKSVWLRVTGDATDFKNYWQGTIQFIFRSPYRAHHQRKNWFVNVKVYAMPTQISWSPKEVQVKTARSSGAGGQHVNKVETAVTMTHIPTGITVQASEERSQFLNRKLAFVRLDIAISAQNKQHQNAVAKQKWRQHKELQLGNPVQVFKK encoded by the coding sequence ATGGACAATCAATTTTGGGTGCAAATTTCCTCAGGTTCAGGACCTGAGGAATGCTGCCTCGCCGTAAAATACTTAACAGAAAAGCTAATGCGCTTGCCAAATTTTACATTTAGCGTCATTGAATTGGTGGCTACAAAATACCAAAACTACAAATCGGTTTGGTTACGTGTAACAGGCGATGCGACTGACTTTAAAAACTATTGGCAAGGGACAATACAATTCATTTTTAGAAGTCCGTATCGCGCACATCATCAGCGTAAAAACTGGTTTGTGAATGTAAAAGTATACGCAATGCCCACACAAATTTCGTGGTCTCCAAAAGAGGTTCAAGTCAAAACGGCACGAAGTTCGGGAGCAGGCGGACAACACGTAAATAAAGTAGAAACGGCAGTAACAATGACACATATTCCTACGGGAATTACAGTACAAGCAAGCGAAGAACGCTCGCAATTTTTAAACAGAAAACTAGCATTCGTACGATTAGATATCGCAATTAGTGCGCAAAACAAACAACACCAAAATGCGGTAGCAAAGCAAAAGTGGAGGCAACACAAAGAGTTGCAATTGGGAAATCCGGTGCAAGTTTTTAAAAAATAA
- a CDS encoding RtcB family protein: protein MAKLKLRGKDLIEIGYPQKGKVISIAMEVMLRNFKRERKDKVLQRLKTILKNPEKYLGDGMVGRIAEELTTPVHVEAKQLETKRAPFTIFGENGIAEEAKHQLYTALKLPIAKAGALMPDGHSGYGLPIGGVLAAKDAVIPYGVGVDIGCRMCLSIYDIPASYLEGHKDKYVNMLQEHTKFGGFETHKRINDHEIFERSEFKDIPTVKKLFKKAYSQLGSSGGGNHFVEFGIVEISDVHNEFKVPIGKYLGILSHSGSRGLGANIAKHYTKLAIQQTPLPGEAKNLAWLDLNTHDGQEYWLAMNLAGDYASACHHDIHKRLGKALGARPLAMVENHHNFAWKEIVNGEELVVHRKGATPAQKGVLGIIPGSMTAPGFIVRGTGNKHSLQSASHGAGRQLSRRKAKQTLTQSDIKKQLKEHGVTLIGGGIDEAPMAYKNIHQVMSNQTELVEVVGSFTPKIVRME, encoded by the coding sequence ATGGCAAAATTAAAATTACGAGGCAAAGACCTCATAGAAATAGGATATCCACAAAAAGGAAAAGTCATCAGTATTGCAATGGAAGTAATGCTACGGAATTTTAAGCGCGAACGAAAAGACAAAGTGTTACAGCGTTTAAAAACCATCTTGAAAAATCCTGAAAAATATCTAGGAGATGGAATGGTTGGCAGAATTGCCGAAGAACTCACAACTCCTGTACACGTAGAAGCAAAACAATTAGAAACGAAACGTGCACCGTTTACCATATTTGGCGAAAACGGAATTGCCGAAGAAGCGAAACATCAGTTGTACACGGCATTAAAATTGCCAATCGCAAAAGCTGGTGCCTTAATGCCCGACGGACATTCAGGATACGGACTACCGATTGGTGGTGTATTAGCTGCAAAAGATGCCGTAATTCCGTATGGAGTTGGTGTCGATATTGGTTGCAGAATGTGTTTGTCAATCTATGATATTCCAGCTTCATATCTGGAAGGTCACAAAGACAAATATGTAAATATGCTGCAAGAACATACCAAATTTGGAGGTTTTGAAACCCACAAGCGCATCAACGATCATGAAATCTTTGAGCGCTCGGAATTCAAAGATATTCCAACGGTAAAAAAACTGTTCAAAAAGGCGTATTCACAACTAGGTTCATCAGGTGGTGGAAATCACTTTGTAGAATTTGGAATTGTAGAGATTTCTGATGTACACAACGAATTTAAGGTTCCTATCGGGAAATATTTGGGAATTCTGTCACACAGCGGATCGCGTGGTTTGGGCGCTAACATTGCAAAACATTATACAAAGTTAGCAATACAACAAACACCATTACCAGGAGAAGCGAAAAACCTAGCCTGGCTCGATCTCAATACGCATGACGGGCAAGAATACTGGTTGGCAATGAATTTAGCAGGCGATTATGCGTCGGCTTGTCATCATGACATTCACAAGCGTTTGGGGAAAGCTTTAGGGGCAAGACCATTAGCAATGGTAGAAAATCATCACAATTTTGCGTGGAAAGAAATCGTCAACGGAGAAGAATTGGTGGTACATCGAAAAGGAGCAACACCAGCACAAAAAGGTGTCTTAGGAATCATTCCAGGATCTATGACAGCGCCAGGATTCATCGTTCGAGGAACGGGAAACAAACATTCGTTGCAATCGGCTTCACACGGAGCAGGACGCCAATTATCACGACGAAAAGCCAAGCAAACGCTCACGCAAAGTGACATCAAAAAGCAATTAAAAGAGCATGGAGTTACGCTTATTGGTGGTGGCATTGACGAAGCGCCGATGGCATACAAAAACATTCACCAAGTTATGAGCAATCAAACGGAATTGGTGGAAGTTGTGGGAAGTTTTACACCAAAAATTGTGCGTATGGAATAG